In Myxococcus guangdongensis, a single window of DNA contains:
- the nla6 gene encoding enhancer binding protein Nla6: MGSARILAVDDERDTCEALAEMLSTWGHKVETAFDGHDALRKAGEFRPDVVLSDLAMPETDGLWLLRNLKEELPDCPVVFLTGRGTIDAAVEAIREGAYDFIVKPLDTARLKVCIDRALEKKETLREVQTLRRRLKQLGSSDLIAQSAGMRKVIELVEKVAPSKASVSISGESGTGKEVVARAVHNLSLRRDKPFIAINCASIPATLIESEIFGHERGAFTGADQRRPGVFELAHGGTLFLDELGEIPIDLQAKLLRVLEEGRLRRLGGKVEIEVDVRVLCATNRDLKQEIKNQRFREDLYFRLNVFQIHLPPLRERREDVPILVQHFVDKFRGDSAKRVSGVHPEAMEVLKNYEWPGNIRELRNAVERAVILCDGELITREHLPPDMAGKGPERHTFRLPFGLSLDAVEREYILGSLQRNGNNKARTAEVLGVSEKTLYNKLNRYAAEARTQQSGPGGPMGGQGSDGPLSASNLLAR, from the coding sequence TTGGGTAGCGCACGAATCCTGGCCGTGGACGACGAACGCGACACGTGCGAGGCGCTGGCAGAGATGCTCAGCACCTGGGGGCACAAGGTCGAGACGGCCTTCGACGGGCACGATGCCCTGCGCAAGGCCGGCGAGTTCCGCCCGGACGTCGTCCTGTCGGACCTGGCGATGCCCGAGACGGATGGACTGTGGTTGCTGCGCAACCTCAAGGAGGAGCTGCCGGACTGCCCGGTGGTGTTCCTCACGGGGCGCGGCACCATCGACGCGGCGGTGGAGGCCATCCGCGAGGGCGCGTATGACTTCATCGTCAAGCCGCTCGACACCGCCCGCCTGAAGGTCTGCATCGACCGGGCGCTGGAGAAGAAGGAGACCCTGCGCGAGGTGCAGACGCTGCGCCGGCGGCTCAAGCAGCTGGGCTCCTCGGACCTCATCGCCCAGTCGGCGGGCATGCGCAAGGTCATCGAGCTGGTGGAGAAGGTGGCCCCGTCCAAGGCCAGCGTGTCCATCAGCGGCGAGTCCGGCACGGGCAAGGAGGTGGTGGCGCGCGCCGTCCACAACCTGTCCCTGCGCCGCGACAAGCCCTTCATCGCCATCAACTGCGCGTCGATCCCGGCCACGCTGATCGAATCGGAGATCTTCGGCCACGAGCGCGGCGCCTTCACCGGCGCGGATCAGCGCCGTCCGGGCGTGTTCGAGCTGGCCCACGGCGGCACGCTGTTCCTGGACGAACTGGGAGAGATCCCCATCGACCTGCAGGCCAAGCTCCTGCGCGTGCTGGAGGAGGGCCGCCTGCGCCGGCTGGGTGGCAAGGTGGAGATCGAAGTGGACGTGCGCGTGCTGTGCGCCACGAACCGCGACCTGAAGCAGGAGATCAAGAACCAGCGCTTCCGCGAGGACCTCTACTTCCGCCTCAACGTGTTCCAGATCCACCTGCCGCCCCTGCGCGAGCGGCGCGAGGACGTGCCCATCCTGGTCCAGCACTTCGTGGACAAGTTCCGGGGGGACTCGGCCAAGCGCGTGTCCGGCGTGCACCCGGAGGCCATGGAGGTCCTGAAGAACTACGAATGGCCGGGCAACATCCGCGAGCTGCGCAACGCCGTGGAGCGCGCGGTGATCCTCTGCGACGGGGAACTCATCACCCGCGAGCACCTGCCGCCGGACATGGCGGGCAAGGGCCCGGAGCGGCATACCTTCCGGTTGCCATTCGGGTTGAGCCTGGACGCGGTGGAGCGTGAGTACATCCTGGGAAGCCTCCAGCGCAATGGCAACAACAAGGCGCGCACGGCGGAGGTGCTCGGGGTGAGCGAGAAGACGCTCTACAACAAGCTCAACCGCTACGCGGCGGAGGCGCGCACCCAGCAGTCCGGTCCCGGGGGACCGATGGGCGGGCAGGGAAGCGATGGTCCGCTGAGCGCCAGCAACCTGCTGGCTCGCTGA
- a CDS encoding sensor histidine kinase codes for MVRVQESTDPVVGAARYGAVQTLMDSLLHDVRNPLNAMAIHLEVLSEKLKAETGQVPPSQEKNLKALREQIQRVDGILRQFSDFIVAKGGPAGEVDLSDATTRALGVVAHEGRKRRATMQVAVEAGVRVCLSDTSELGFFVIQALLRGVRRAEGGGSVRVMVRADGPVAVLEVEDTGGDGAPELADAVAALGLRCSQLGVDLHVRGGSCRLIFPRA; via the coding sequence ATGGTGCGTGTCCAGGAGTCGACGGATCCGGTGGTGGGCGCTGCCCGCTACGGCGCCGTGCAGACGCTGATGGACAGCCTGCTGCACGACGTCCGCAACCCGCTCAACGCGATGGCCATCCATCTGGAGGTGCTGTCGGAGAAGCTGAAGGCAGAGACGGGGCAGGTGCCCCCGTCGCAGGAGAAGAACCTCAAGGCGCTGCGCGAGCAGATCCAGCGCGTGGACGGCATCCTGCGGCAGTTCTCCGACTTCATCGTGGCCAAGGGCGGCCCGGCGGGTGAGGTGGACCTGTCGGACGCGACGACGCGGGCGCTGGGCGTGGTGGCGCACGAGGGCCGCAAGCGTCGCGCCACGATGCAAGTGGCCGTGGAGGCGGGGGTGCGGGTGTGCCTCTCGGATACCTCGGAGCTCGGCTTCTTCGTCATCCAGGCGCTGCTGCGGGGAGTCCGGCGGGCGGAAGGTGGGGGTTCGGTGCGCGTGATGGTGCGCGCGGACGGCCCGGTGGCGGTGCTGGAGGTCGAGGACACGGGAGGGGACGGCGCGCCGGAGCTGGCGGACGCCGTGGCCGCGCTGGGGCTGCGCTGCTCGCAGCTGGGTGTGGACCTCCATGTCCGCGGTGGTTCCTGCCGTCTCATCTTTCCTCGCGCTTGA
- a CDS encoding S1 family peptidase gives MTRFLLGAPVALLALASCVGASSPHASAPAPKPAAEVVRVVAMPEPARPTRKEMVRRILPHNVRLQIAEGESVRRTASGVVVGSERGEDGVVAWVVTNAHAVVMEDLNAPELRVLVDRRGDVETHVGQVVARGKVPEMDLALVRVPGLGLPAVELAEEAELEPGEDVVVAASPFGRALSLSGGMLSQVEWDRESRRPKLVKTDAPIGYGASGGGIFSLETGRLLAIVEGYRTAQVDFAVQQESFSFDVPMPGETFAAPSTKVRQFLKAQGFGRLLERSLPGEGGVAHAAGR, from the coding sequence ATGACCCGCTTCCTCCTGGGCGCCCCCGTCGCCCTGCTCGCCCTCGCGTCGTGTGTCGGCGCCTCGTCCCCCCACGCGAGCGCTCCCGCGCCCAAGCCCGCCGCCGAGGTGGTGCGCGTGGTGGCGATGCCCGAGCCCGCGAGGCCGACCCGCAAGGAGATGGTGCGCCGCATCCTCCCGCACAACGTGCGGCTGCAGATCGCCGAGGGGGAGAGCGTGCGTCGCACGGCGTCCGGCGTGGTGGTGGGCTCGGAGCGCGGCGAGGACGGCGTGGTGGCGTGGGTGGTGACCAACGCGCACGCGGTGGTGATGGAGGACTTGAACGCCCCGGAGTTGCGCGTGCTGGTGGACCGGCGCGGGGACGTGGAGACACACGTGGGGCAGGTGGTGGCGCGCGGCAAGGTGCCGGAGATGGACCTGGCGCTGGTGCGCGTGCCGGGGCTCGGGCTGCCCGCGGTGGAGCTGGCGGAGGAGGCGGAGCTGGAGCCAGGCGAGGACGTCGTCGTGGCGGCGTCTCCGTTCGGCCGCGCGTTGTCGTTGTCCGGCGGCATGCTGTCCCAGGTGGAGTGGGACCGGGAGTCGCGGCGGCCGAAGCTGGTGAAGACGGACGCGCCCATCGGCTACGGCGCGTCGGGTGGCGGCATCTTCAGCCTGGAGACGGGCCGGCTGCTCGCCATCGTCGAGGGTTATCGCACCGCGCAGGTGGACTTCGCCGTGCAGCAGGAGAGCTTCAGCTTCGATGTGCCCATGCCTGGCGAGACGTTCGCCGCGCCCAGCACCAAGGTGCGCCAGTTCCTCAAGGCCCAGGGCTTCGGCCGGCTGCTCGAGCGCAGCCTGCCCGGTGAGGGAGGCGTCGCCCACGCCGCGGGTCGCTGA
- a CDS encoding deoxycytidylate deaminase, whose product MSGRVSWDQYFMDIAKQVATRATCDRKHVGAVIVRGRTILSTGYNGSIRGLPHCDDVGHMMENGHCVATVHAEANAIIQAATNGVGIDGATIYTTASPCWPCFKLIANAGLVRIVFGEFYRDPRIFEVATRLNLELVGLGEASRPPASST is encoded by the coding sequence ATGTCCGGACGGGTTTCGTGGGATCAGTACTTCATGGACATCGCGAAGCAGGTGGCCACCCGCGCCACGTGTGATCGCAAGCACGTGGGCGCCGTCATCGTCCGCGGCCGCACCATCCTGTCCACCGGCTACAACGGCTCCATCCGCGGGCTGCCCCACTGCGACGACGTGGGCCACATGATGGAGAACGGACACTGCGTGGCCACGGTGCACGCGGAGGCCAACGCCATCATCCAGGCGGCCACCAACGGCGTGGGCATCGACGGGGCGACCATCTACACCACCGCCAGTCCCTGCTGGCCGTGCTTCAAGTTGATCGCCAACGCGGGGCTGGTGCGCATCGTCTTCGGGGAGTTCTACCGGGATCCGCGCATCTTCGAGGTCGCCACCCGGCTCAACCTGGAACTGGTGGGCCTGGGCGAGGCCTCGCGCCCGCCCGCGTCATCGACCTGA